From a region of the Candidatus Rhabdochlamydia porcellionis genome:
- a CDS encoding penicillin-binding transpeptidase domain-containing protein has protein sequence MYTIPEKVNRVLNIIILSLFLILIRVWYLAIIQHEEKKLEALKPKQKLVIERVERGTIRDRFNIPLAANKIQYYASVRYADIRQIPRLKWEKNKEGKLVRVYKRLSFIKELSLLLAKELQMDALQIEDIIHGKASLFPHTPFVIKRNISEQEYYRLKLLEKDWAGIYAEKRSKRFYPHGKTACDVIGYMSAINQKEYYNIAEELKYLKEYLFLRESNEICILPKGFTNPLQVRERLQILQEKAYTINDLIGKTGIEALYDAELRGYIGEKTYEVDTKGNLLRSLPNGREATPGQRIILTISQELQQFAEGLLTTYEKERDLTEEITLQHPWIKGGAIVAIEPNTGELLAFASYPRFDPNDFVSGSPAVLKWLENESLIADIWDGCQALERERIDPLTSRFYQEKLHLCLDHYLDAILAPKSEIKNCFNRVDSLHAACTLQKTAKQLLELSQQTSYPHLFATLYNTIPHRSSRFPLDTKIKIQKTLLLQQLKTTLDSFLAEIKHNDDKLLLLDLCRLLVNEEAFSPKLLQAIGHLKVSDYYTLNQLCSQMQRFLLPQTKQWFHELDFSVWREQHFASFLKQKRQEERIQKKWAKPYTEYLDLAEKNLFTTFWEKNRLFLFQSLILESIETTEVHLIPYLERTIKEGEKNPLIQKCREEFKKALSSLPLALQFEFLKTMRSFHELNRPLLGRYRGLRTSNKQQLEKHLAAAFYPTNGYGYGKSYAYRQATPLGSVFKLLVAYQTLLERLEQNKDLNPLTLTDQIQWHANPNSNEQILGYTQEGLPITRLYKQGRLARSSNPNIGKTDLLRAIESSSNIYFSLLASEHIQDPETLIQTSKNFLFGEKTGIELPGEFAGQLPNDLSFNRTGLYAFAIGQHSLTVTPLQTAIMLSAIANKGCVLKPKIVQLIAGQERLREYSDPFSSQQFPFQEHLKLIGIHFPLFTSCLKEEQKPHIWTNSTCVKQQLPLPDPVRNMLFEGMYKVVNGEKGNARPSIIRCLNRHPEWKKNYLELQGGQLIGKTGTAEILYKSTIDAETSAFKVDHSWFAGISFLPKQQKMRDRAELVVIVYLPFSKSGGKEAAPIAAEIIKKWREIQKNHGCAQNFTQTESPLSK, from the coding sequence ATGTATACAATACCGGAAAAAGTAAACCGTGTTTTAAATATAATTATTTTATCTTTATTTCTGATCCTCATTAGGGTCTGGTACTTAGCTATTATTCAGCATGAGGAAAAAAAATTAGAGGCACTCAAACCTAAACAAAAACTTGTCATTGAAAGAGTTGAGCGTGGTACGATTCGAGATCGGTTTAATATTCCTTTAGCAGCCAATAAAATCCAATACTATGCCTCTGTTCGCTATGCCGATATTCGCCAAATTCCTCGTCTTAAATGGGAGAAAAACAAAGAAGGCAAATTAGTTCGTGTGTATAAACGACTGTCATTTATTAAAGAACTTTCTTTACTTTTAGCAAAAGAACTGCAAATGGATGCCTTGCAAATTGAAGATATTATTCATGGCAAAGCTTCGCTTTTTCCTCATACTCCATTCGTTATTAAAAGAAATATTTCAGAACAAGAATATTACCGACTTAAACTTTTAGAAAAAGACTGGGCCGGCATTTATGCAGAAAAAAGATCGAAGAGGTTTTATCCCCATGGCAAAACCGCTTGCGATGTCATTGGCTATATGAGCGCAATTAACCAAAAAGAATATTATAACATAGCGGAAGAATTAAAATATTTAAAAGAGTATCTCTTTTTAAGAGAATCGAATGAAATTTGTATCCTTCCTAAAGGATTTACTAATCCTTTGCAAGTTCGAGAGCGATTGCAAATTCTTCAGGAAAAAGCGTATACGATTAACGATTTAATAGGCAAAACAGGAATAGAAGCTTTATATGATGCCGAACTAAGGGGTTATATTGGAGAAAAAACTTATGAAGTTGATACTAAAGGAAATCTATTACGCTCTCTTCCTAATGGTAGAGAAGCTACCCCAGGGCAAAGAATTATATTAACGATTTCTCAAGAGTTACAACAATTTGCAGAAGGCTTATTAACAACTTATGAAAAAGAACGCGATTTAACAGAGGAAATCACACTGCAACATCCGTGGATTAAAGGAGGGGCAATCGTAGCTATTGAACCAAATACAGGAGAGCTTTTGGCTTTTGCTTCTTATCCTAGATTTGATCCCAATGATTTTGTTAGCGGATCACCTGCTGTTTTAAAATGGTTAGAAAATGAAAGTTTAATCGCCGATATATGGGACGGTTGTCAAGCTCTTGAAAGAGAAAGAATAGATCCTCTCACCAGTCGGTTTTATCAAGAGAAATTACATCTGTGTCTTGATCACTATTTAGATGCAATTCTAGCTCCCAAAAGCGAAATTAAAAATTGTTTTAATCGAGTTGATAGTTTACATGCAGCATGTACTCTTCAAAAAACAGCTAAACAACTATTAGAGTTATCGCAACAAACAAGTTATCCTCATCTATTTGCAACATTATATAACACAATTCCTCATAGATCTTCTAGGTTTCCACTTGATACGAAAATAAAAATCCAAAAAACCCTCCTTCTACAGCAGCTTAAAACAACATTAGATTCTTTTTTAGCAGAGATAAAACACAATGATGATAAACTTCTCCTTCTAGATTTATGTCGTCTATTGGTCAATGAAGAAGCCTTTTCTCCTAAATTATTACAAGCAATTGGCCATCTAAAGGTCTCTGATTATTACACACTGAACCAGCTCTGTTCTCAAATGCAACGATTTTTGTTACCACAAACTAAACAATGGTTTCATGAATTAGATTTTTCTGTTTGGCGTGAGCAACACTTTGCTAGTTTTCTGAAACAAAAAAGACAAGAGGAAAGGATTCAAAAAAAGTGGGCAAAACCTTATACCGAATACTTAGACCTAGCAGAAAAAAATCTTTTTACTACCTTTTGGGAAAAAAACCGACTTTTCCTTTTTCAAAGTTTAATTCTTGAGTCCATAGAAACAACAGAGGTTCATTTAATTCCCTACTTAGAGCGCACAATCAAAGAGGGAGAAAAGAATCCCCTTATTCAGAAATGTAGAGAGGAGTTCAAAAAAGCTCTTTCTTCTTTACCACTTGCTCTGCAATTTGAATTTTTAAAAACAATGCGTAGTTTTCATGAGCTCAATCGCCCTCTACTGGGGCGCTATAGAGGCCTTAGGACAAGTAACAAACAGCAGCTAGAAAAACACTTAGCCGCAGCTTTTTATCCTACTAATGGATATGGGTATGGGAAATCTTATGCATACCGCCAAGCAACTCCACTTGGCTCGGTATTCAAACTACTCGTCGCCTATCAAACTTTACTCGAGCGTTTAGAACAAAACAAAGATCTAAATCCACTTACTTTAACCGATCAAATTCAGTGGCACGCCAATCCCAATAGTAATGAACAGATCCTAGGTTACACACAAGAAGGTCTGCCTATTACTCGTCTATATAAACAAGGCAGGCTTGCACGCAGTAGTAACCCTAATATAGGAAAAACAGATTTATTAAGAGCAATTGAAAGCTCAAGTAACATTTATTTTTCTCTACTAGCAAGCGAACATATTCAAGATCCAGAAACTCTTATTCAGACGTCAAAAAATTTTCTATTTGGAGAGAAAACAGGAATTGAGCTACCAGGAGAATTTGCTGGGCAACTACCCAATGATCTTTCATTCAATCGCACAGGGTTGTATGCCTTTGCAATTGGACAGCACTCTTTAACAGTAACTCCCTTACAAACAGCTATCATGCTTTCTGCAATCGCTAATAAAGGCTGCGTTCTCAAACCAAAAATCGTGCAATTAATAGCAGGACAAGAACGCTTGCGTGAATATAGCGATCCTTTTTCTTCCCAACAATTTCCCTTCCAAGAACATTTAAAGCTGATTGGTATTCATTTTCCCCTATTTACTTCTTGCTTAAAAGAAGAACAAAAACCGCATATTTGGACGAATAGCACATGTGTCAAACAACAACTTCCATTACCAGACCCAGTACGAAACATGCTTTTTGAAGGGATGTATAAAGTAGTTAACGGAGAAAAAGGTAATGCTAGACCCTCTATCATTCGCTGCCTTAATCGTCATCCTGAATGGAAAAAAAACTACTTAGAGTTGCAAGGAGGGCAGCTTATCGGGAAAACCGGCACAGCAGAAATTCTCTATAAATCCACCATCGATGCAGAAACCTCCGCTTTTAAAGTAGACCATAGTTGGTTCGCAGGCATCTCTTTTCTTCCAAAACAGCAAAAGATGAGAGATAGAGCAGAGCTTGTCGTTATAGTATATTTGCCATTTAGTAAATCCGGAGGCAAGGAAGCTGCTCCTATCGCTGCAGAAATAATTAAAAAATGGCGAGAGATTCAGAAAAATCATGGCTGTGCACAAAATTTTACACAAACAGAATCGCCTCTTTCCAAATAA
- a CDS encoding ABC transporter permease, with product MKYLDIAMLDLKKASLQYNVWLHLGLLEVKQRYRRSVLGPWWISISMLIFIVAMGKIFSQLFNQRLADYIPFFTTGFLLWSFISNNINESTDLFRSNSGYIKQIQLPYSLYVLKFLSRNLIILAHNLLVYCLVMWFFKINPGWNILWGVPGMLLLTINLYWICLLVALISTRYRDMTQIINSCIQILFFITPITWMPKLLGQDSSIVKFNPFVYFIELIRQPLLGINPTARIWLINLSIAFIGILFSLNFFGRVRSRISFWVD from the coding sequence ATGAAGTATTTAGATATAGCCATGTTAGATTTGAAAAAAGCTAGCCTTCAATACAACGTCTGGCTTCATCTAGGGTTATTAGAAGTCAAACAACGTTATCGACGCTCTGTTCTTGGTCCCTGGTGGATTAGCATCAGCATGCTAATCTTCATTGTTGCTATGGGAAAAATTTTTAGTCAATTGTTCAATCAACGCTTAGCTGATTATATTCCTTTTTTTACAACAGGTTTTTTATTGTGGTCTTTTATTTCTAACAATATTAATGAATCAACAGATCTATTTAGATCTAATAGTGGATATATTAAACAAATACAATTACCATACAGTTTATACGTTTTGAAATTTTTAAGTAGAAATCTGATTATTTTAGCTCATAATTTACTAGTTTATTGTCTGGTTATGTGGTTTTTTAAAATCAACCCTGGATGGAATATTTTATGGGGGGTTCCTGGGATGCTTCTACTAACTATTAACCTATATTGGATATGCCTGCTCGTAGCTTTAATTAGCACGCGTTATCGAGATATGACACAAATCATTAATAGTTGCATACAGATCCTTTTTTTTATTACCCCTATTACATGGATGCCTAAATTACTAGGACAAGATTCTTCCATAGTAAAGTTCAATCCTTTCGTTTATTTCATTGAACTTATACGCCAACCTCTTTTAGGCATAAATCCTACTGCTCGTATTTGGCTAATCAATCTGAGCATAGCTTTCATTGGTATATTATTTAGTCTAAATTTTTTTGGACGCGTAAGATCTCGTATATCATTTTGGGTTGATTAA
- a CDS encoding ABC transporter ATP-binding protein has protein sequence MTTIELEKVTLTYPVYGTNSRSLKNSIINLATGGRLNKEERIIKVEALKNIDLKLKAGDRLGLVGHNGAGKTTLLKVLAQIYEPTEGRLKISGKANCLFDIMIGTDQGLTGYENIMLRGLLLGLSKQEIERIIPSIEEFSELGEFLNIPLKSYSSGMLVRLAFGIITSIHSDILLIDEVVSVGDSQFIEKAKSRITSLIHQTDIVVLSTHDHQMIKEFCNKVIRLEKGSIISYEEVDHVR, from the coding sequence ATGACTACTATTGAATTAGAAAAAGTGACATTGACTTATCCTGTTTATGGAACAAATTCTCGCTCTTTAAAAAATAGTATAATTAATCTGGCAACAGGAGGACGGCTTAATAAAGAGGAAAGAATTATAAAAGTCGAAGCATTAAAGAATATCGATTTAAAATTAAAAGCAGGAGATCGCCTAGGATTAGTCGGACATAATGGAGCAGGGAAAACAACCCTCTTAAAAGTCCTAGCACAAATCTATGAACCTACAGAAGGTCGTCTAAAAATTTCGGGCAAAGCTAACTGTCTTTTTGACATTATGATAGGAACGGATCAAGGACTTACTGGCTATGAAAATATTATGCTCCGCGGACTTCTCTTAGGCCTTTCTAAACAAGAGATAGAACGGATCATACCAAGTATTGAAGAATTTTCAGAGCTAGGAGAATTTTTAAATATACCCCTTAAAAGTTATTCTTCTGGAATGTTAGTGCGCTTGGCTTTTGGCATTATCACAAGCATTCACTCAGACATTCTATTAATAGATGAAGTAGTGAGCGTTGGAGATTCCCAATTCATAGAAAAAGCCAAATCTCGTATTACAAGCCTAATCCATCAAACGGATATTGTAGTGCTTTCTACACACGATCATCAGATGATTAAAGAATTTTGCAACAAAGTTATCCGACTTGAGAAAGGATCCATTATATCATATGAAGAGGTAGATCATGTTAGATAG
- a CDS encoding NAD-dependent epimerase/dehydratase family protein produces the protein MLDSRILITGAQGLVGTSLIEELNRQGYANLIPLTREQCDLTNYEEVKLFFQNAKPEVVFHTAAAVYGIGGNAKKKGSIFLDNTLLNTHVIEASRLSGVRKIIAMGTIAAYPEPTEFPVKESSIWSGPPHQSEDSYAHAKRAMLAQLLAYQENYSLDFAYVISTNLFGPNDKFDSKFGHVVPSLVRKFYEAKKSHEQVTIWGDGSAERDFLYSKDMARALVLIMKRYTGSINVASGRRVSIKEIVDLLAAHFEMQDKVVWNAAMPNGRAFYEIDLTYLKNLGYMPIYSMEKGLSETLDWFTSMYEKNAIRGYSNGKC, from the coding sequence ATGTTAGATAGCAGAATATTAATAACAGGTGCACAAGGTCTTGTAGGAACCTCACTAATAGAAGAATTAAATAGGCAAGGCTATGCAAATCTTATCCCTCTAACAAGAGAGCAATGCGATCTTACAAACTACGAAGAAGTAAAATTATTTTTCCAAAATGCCAAGCCTGAAGTGGTTTTTCATACAGCAGCAGCTGTCTATGGTATTGGAGGAAATGCGAAAAAAAAAGGCTCCATTTTCCTTGACAACACTTTACTCAACACTCATGTGATAGAAGCTAGTAGACTGTCTGGTGTGAGAAAAATTATTGCAATGGGAACAATTGCTGCTTATCCAGAGCCAACAGAGTTTCCCGTAAAAGAAAGCAGCATTTGGAGTGGACCTCCTCATCAATCGGAAGATAGCTATGCCCATGCAAAACGCGCAATGCTTGCGCAATTATTAGCTTACCAAGAAAACTATAGCCTTGATTTTGCATATGTTATCTCTACAAATCTTTTTGGTCCAAATGATAAATTTGACAGCAAATTTGGTCATGTCGTTCCTTCATTAGTTCGGAAATTTTATGAAGCTAAAAAAAGTCATGAGCAAGTAACCATTTGGGGAGATGGTTCAGCAGAAAGAGATTTCTTATATTCTAAAGATATGGCACGAGCTTTAGTTTTAATTATGAAGAGATACACAGGATCTATTAATGTAGCCTCTGGAAGAAGAGTTTCCATAAAAGAGATAGTAGATCTATTAGCAGCCCACTTTGAAATGCAAGATAAAGTTGTATGGAATGCTGCGATGCCTAATGGAAGGGCATTTTACGAAATAGACCTCACTTATTTAAAAAACCTAGGCTATATGCCTATTTACTCTATGGAAAAAGGCTTATCAGAAACCCTAGACTGGTTTACATCAATGTATGAAAAAAATGCAATTAGAGGCTATTCAAATGGAAAGTGCTAA
- a CDS encoding methyltransferase domain-containing protein → MKNFLKTEAFIIMILAAVFIKEVRLDAAVGPYYKGQGRFQTNDRVLELTKNLPLNGTGLEIAPFYRPTLLSTEYDVFYTDYTTASELIKKHDHLSNVEEIDEETVEVDFIWYPEALLMNCVPKDLRFDYAIASHVIEHVPNVISWVSQILNVLKTGGILSLAVPDKYYTFDFYRAETEVGELIDIWIRDEKIPTPLQIYDMLSLSVFDYPRSEGGLLPFSKCGRPYTDQEALEFALYAFTTNTYLDIHCSVFTPESFIKVFEKLHELGILNISLSEPVIGASEFFVQITKLGDPKLKHPKD, encoded by the coding sequence ATGAAAAATTTTCTTAAGACAGAGGCTTTTATAATTATGATCTTAGCAGCTGTATTTATAAAAGAGGTTCGTTTAGATGCAGCAGTAGGACCCTATTATAAAGGACAAGGTCGTTTTCAAACCAATGACCGAGTATTAGAGTTAACAAAAAATCTTCCCTTGAATGGTACTGGATTAGAAATTGCACCTTTTTATCGTCCAACTCTCTTGAGCACCGAATACGATGTTTTCTATACAGATTATACAACAGCCTCCGAGTTAATTAAAAAACATGATCATCTTTCAAATGTTGAAGAGATCGATGAAGAAACCGTTGAAGTAGATTTTATTTGGTATCCAGAAGCTTTACTTATGAATTGCGTTCCTAAAGATTTACGTTTCGATTATGCAATTGCTTCTCATGTCATAGAACATGTGCCTAATGTAATTTCTTGGGTATCTCAAATTCTTAACGTATTAAAGACAGGGGGAATTCTATCTCTGGCTGTTCCAGATAAATATTATACATTTGATTTTTACCGTGCAGAAACAGAAGTAGGCGAATTGATTGATATTTGGATTCGTGATGAGAAAATACCTACCCCTCTTCAGATCTATGATATGTTGAGTTTATCGGTATTTGATTATCCCCGCTCAGAGGGAGGGCTATTGCCTTTTTCTAAGTGTGGAAGACCTTATACAGATCAAGAAGCTCTGGAGTTTGCTCTTTACGCATTTACAACTAATACATACTTGGATATTCATTGTTCAGTGTTTACTCCAGAGAGCTTTATAAAAGTTTTCGAGAAATTGCATGAGTTAGGCATTTTAAATATTTCTCTATCTGAACCAGTTATTGGTGCATCTGAATTTTTTGTTCAAATAACGAAGCTTGGAGATCCTAAATTAAAGCATCCTAAAGATTAA
- a CDS encoding UDP-glucuronic acid decarboxylase family protein, whose protein sequence is MDTKKQILVTGGAGFLGSHLCERFLQEGYEVICVDNLFTGSLNNLQGFINHASFTFMEKDICEPFDLKVDYICNFACPASPPHYQKDPVKTVKTNVLGALNMLDLAQSQKATIIQASTSEVYGDPQMHPQQEKYWGHVNPIGLRSCYDEGKRCAETLCFDYHRQYGLPIKVVRIFNTFGPRMHPNDGRVISNFIVQALQNLPITLYGNGMQTRSFCYVDDLIDAIISMMETQEHQTGPINLGNPLEYTIREIAELIIKLTDSQSTITCRSLPQDDPKQRCPDIDLAKSLLNWQPRICLEEGLLKTIQYFDRVVQTNKTPFFS, encoded by the coding sequence ATGGATACAAAAAAACAAATTTTAGTGACAGGTGGTGCCGGGTTTTTAGGTTCACATTTGTGTGAGCGTTTTCTGCAGGAGGGGTATGAGGTTATTTGTGTAGATAATCTTTTTACCGGTTCTCTAAATAACCTACAGGGTTTTATCAATCATGCTTCTTTTACCTTTATGGAAAAAGATATCTGTGAACCTTTTGATCTTAAAGTGGATTATATTTGTAACTTTGCTTGTCCTGCATCACCACCTCACTATCAGAAAGATCCTGTAAAAACAGTGAAGACTAATGTATTAGGTGCTCTTAATATGCTAGATCTAGCCCAGAGTCAAAAAGCTACAATTATACAAGCATCAACAAGTGAAGTATATGGCGATCCTCAGATGCATCCACAACAGGAAAAGTATTGGGGGCATGTAAATCCAATTGGTCTTAGATCTTGTTATGATGAAGGGAAAAGATGTGCAGAGACTCTATGTTTTGATTACCATAGACAATATGGATTACCGATCAAAGTAGTACGTATTTTTAATACTTTTGGGCCTAGGATGCATCCAAATGATGGAAGAGTCATTTCTAATTTCATCGTGCAGGCTCTGCAAAATCTTCCGATTACTCTCTACGGAAATGGGATGCAAACCCGTTCTTTTTGTTATGTAGATGACCTTATTGATGCAATTATTTCTATGATGGAAACACAAGAGCATCAAACAGGGCCTATTAATTTAGGAAATCCTTTGGAATACACTATTCGCGAAATAGCAGAATTAATTATTAAGCTAACAGATTCTCAATCAACGATAACTTGCCGCTCATTACCACAAGATGATCCCAAACAACGCTGTCCTGATATTGATTTAGCCAAGTCACTGTTGAATTGGCAACCAAGAATTTGTCTAGAAGAAGGTCTTCTTAAAACCATCCAATATTTTGATAGAGTCGTACAAACCAATAAAACGCCTTTTTTTTCTTAA
- a CDS encoding NAD-dependent epimerase/dehydratase family protein, with protein sequence MDKIFITGIAGFIGFHLAKKLHKLGFHVSGCDNFNSYYDPALKHQRAFYLQELGILVLNCDLNDKEIIELHLKRLSISHFVHLAAQAGIRHSITHPENYVHSNLSGFFQILEIIRKNPNIKLVYASSSSVYGKAAKTPFCETASTDQPSSFYGATKKCNEVMAESYHKLYELHCTALRFFTVYGPWGRPDMAYFSFTKAILENQPIPVFGEGKLMRDFTYVDDIVDGVIASLQKSNGCNDIFNLGHHKPYSVSELISCLETLLEKKALIEFLPTPPGDVHITYADVSKSKRVLNFDPKVDLKEGLFCFIKWYQKQYG encoded by the coding sequence ATGGATAAAATTTTCATTACAGGTATTGCAGGATTTATTGGGTTTCATCTTGCAAAAAAACTACACAAACTAGGCTTTCATGTTAGCGGTTGCGATAACTTTAATTCTTACTATGATCCTGCTTTGAAACATCAAAGAGCTTTTTATTTACAAGAACTAGGTATTTTAGTGCTTAATTGTGATCTTAACGATAAGGAAATCATAGAGCTACATCTTAAAAGATTGAGTATTTCTCATTTTGTGCATTTAGCTGCACAAGCAGGGATACGCCATTCGATCACTCATCCTGAAAATTATGTACATAGCAATCTCTCCGGCTTCTTCCAGATCCTAGAGATCATAAGAAAGAATCCAAATATTAAGCTAGTTTACGCATCTTCTTCTTCTGTATATGGGAAAGCAGCTAAAACTCCTTTTTGTGAAACAGCGTCTACAGACCAGCCTAGTAGTTTTTACGGAGCTACAAAAAAATGCAATGAGGTTATGGCAGAATCCTATCACAAGCTCTATGAACTTCACTGCACAGCTTTGCGTTTTTTTACTGTTTATGGCCCATGGGGAAGACCTGACATGGCCTATTTTTCCTTTACAAAAGCTATTTTGGAAAATCAACCAATCCCTGTTTTTGGAGAAGGTAAATTAATGCGAGATTTTACCTATGTTGATGATATTGTTGATGGAGTTATAGCTTCTCTACAAAAATCAAATGGATGCAATGATATTTTTAATCTCGGACATCATAAACCCTATAGTGTATCAGAACTTATCTCTTGTCTTGAAACTCTCTTAGAGAAAAAAGCTCTTATTGAATTTCTTCCTACCCCCCCAGGAGATGTACATATTACCTATGCAGATGTATCAAAAAGCAAAAGAGTTCTCAACTTTGATCCCAAAGTTGATCTAAAAGAAGGCCTCTTTTGCTTTATCAAGTGGTATCAAAAACAGTATGGCTAA
- a CDS encoding MFS transporter, translating to MRSSKCSILAGFFGNFLEHYDCALFSLLAPFLAPLFFDQKDPVISLILTYAILPLGFLSRLIGSVFFGRLGDHLGRKKALCSSLTGLSITTVLMGFLPTYAQVGTIAPLGLLLARLLQGFFAGGETVGGAIFVLEQTENRKKNWMSGLYDASSVLGMLTASFMLFLYSYFAQEINWRCLFWAGALTAIVALILRTTSKEEIKFKVKKERNFSIFLQHKRIFITVALAAGFSSSIYCLAFTLASGYIPLVTSITKSQIIKINTYLLFFDMCILPLFGYLATKIGKEKQMLIGALGTAIIAIPCFYCFSVSSILMVTIGRVLLVIVGVVFSATYHVWAQDLVKQEHRYRILCTAHVAGSQIIGTSTAFISLWLYKASGWIAAPALYVICIALLAAWAVFTSTRTYKKKGYQALISHTVFDTT from the coding sequence ATGCGATCATCAAAATGTAGTATTCTTGCAGGTTTTTTTGGGAATTTTTTAGAGCATTATGACTGTGCTCTTTTTTCTTTGTTAGCTCCTTTCTTAGCTCCTTTATTTTTTGATCAGAAAGATCCTGTTATCTCTCTGATTTTGACTTATGCTATATTGCCATTGGGTTTTCTTTCTCGCCTTATTGGTTCTGTATTTTTTGGCCGGTTAGGCGATCACTTAGGTCGTAAAAAGGCATTATGTAGTTCTCTTACCGGTCTATCTATTACAACGGTATTAATGGGTTTTTTGCCAACCTATGCTCAAGTAGGTACGATAGCTCCTCTAGGCCTTCTTCTAGCACGCTTATTACAAGGCTTCTTTGCAGGAGGGGAAACAGTGGGTGGAGCTATTTTCGTGCTAGAGCAAACAGAAAATAGAAAAAAAAATTGGATGAGTGGTCTCTATGATGCAAGCTCTGTTTTAGGGATGCTAACGGCTTCTTTTATGCTTTTTCTTTATAGTTATTTTGCTCAAGAGATCAATTGGCGTTGTTTATTTTGGGCAGGAGCGCTCACTGCCATTGTTGCTTTGATTTTAAGAACTACAAGCAAAGAAGAAATAAAGTTTAAAGTGAAAAAAGAAAGAAATTTTAGCATTTTTCTGCAACATAAACGTATATTTATAACTGTTGCTTTAGCCGCAGGGTTTTCTTCTAGTATATATTGTCTAGCATTTACTTTGGCCAGTGGGTATATCCCTTTGGTTACTTCGATTACGAAAAGTCAAATTATCAAAATCAATACATATCTTTTGTTTTTTGATATGTGTATCCTTCCGTTATTTGGTTATTTAGCAACAAAGATAGGTAAGGAAAAACAAATGCTTATAGGAGCACTTGGTACTGCCATTATAGCTATTCCTTGCTTTTATTGTTTTTCTGTTTCCTCTATCTTAATGGTTACTATTGGGCGTGTATTATTGGTTATTGTAGGTGTTGTATTTTCTGCAACATATCACGTTTGGGCACAAGATTTAGTTAAACAAGAGCATCGCTATAGAATTTTATGCACCGCTCATGTAGCAGGTTCGCAAATTATCGGTACTTCTACAGCTTTTATTTCTCTTTGGTTATATAAAGCATCTGGTTGGATTGCAGCTCCAGCTCTATATGTGATTTGTATAGCGTTATTAGCTGCTTGGGCGGTTTTTACAAGTACGCGTACATATAAGAAGAAAGGTTATCAAGCGCTAATTAGCCATACTGTTTTTGATACCACTTGA
- a CDS encoding ABC transporter permease, which produces MRISADHFFTKEIIGLFLQLVRKEMLIFWGELKIKWIQGCTSLITMFIVFNYLMPQMGIQADYCLFIVIGITATLGFYEMVGRITAFVSDLNTDKVISYLLILPIPPFLGINSIAIGWSCCGICLTALLFPIVKLLMLSQWDLTFVSPWKFFAMLITMNIFYGYFALWLSCFIKQIKNTGWLWIMIINPLYMLGCYYCPWRTIYRIAPLMGWIGLLNPMTYVMEGARASTIGQSDFLSFWVCLSALWIFIPFLSWDSYRRLKKRLDFI; this is translated from the coding sequence ATGCGGATTTCTGCAGATCATTTTTTTACAAAAGAAATCATAGGGTTATTTTTACAGCTCGTTCGAAAAGAAATGTTAATTTTTTGGGGAGAGCTAAAGATCAAATGGATTCAAGGCTGTACTTCACTAATAACTATGTTTATTGTTTTTAACTATCTCATGCCTCAAATGGGAATCCAGGCAGACTATTGCCTCTTCATAGTTATTGGTATAACCGCCACATTGGGTTTTTACGAAATGGTAGGACGAATAACTGCTTTTGTTTCAGATCTCAATACAGATAAGGTGATTTCTTATCTGCTTATTCTACCTATTCCTCCCTTCTTAGGGATCAATTCTATTGCCATAGGATGGAGTTGTTGCGGAATCTGTCTTACTGCTTTGTTATTTCCAATCGTAAAACTCTTAATGTTATCGCAATGGGATTTAACGTTTGTTTCTCCTTGGAAATTTTTTGCAATGCTAATCACCATGAATATTTTTTATGGATATTTTGCGCTCTGGCTTAGCTGTTTTATTAAACAAATTAAGAATACTGGTTGGCTTTGGATCATGATTATTAATCCTCTCTATATGCTTGGATGCTACTATTGTCCTTGGAGAACAATCTATAGAATAGCGCCCTTGATGGGGTGGATTGGCCTTTTAAATCCCATGACTTATGTCATGGAAGGGGCTCGTGCATCAACTATAGGACAAAGTGATTTTCTTTCCTTTTGGGTTTGTCTATCGGCATTATGGATTTTCATACCTTTTCTCTCTTGGGACTCTTATAGGAGATTAAAAAAAAGATTAGATTTTATTTAA